The following are encoded in a window of Urocitellus parryii isolate mUroPar1 chromosome 7, mUroPar1.hap1, whole genome shotgun sequence genomic DNA:
- the Git1 gene encoding ARF GTPase-activating protein GIT1 isoform X1 — translation MSRKGPRAEVCADCSAPDPGWASISRGVLVCDECCSVHRSLGRHISIVKHLRHSAWPPTLLQMVHTLASNGANSIWEHSLLDPAQVQSGRRKANPQDKVHPIKSEFIRAKYQMLAFVHKLPCRDDDGVTAKDLSKQLHSSVRTGNLETCLRLLSLGAQANFFHPEKGTTPLHVAAKAGQTLQAELLVVYGADPGSPDVNGRTPIDYARQAGHHELAERLVECQYELTDRLAFYLCGRKPDHKNGHYIIPQMADRSRQKCMSQSLDLSELAKAAKKKLQALSNRLFEELAMDVYDEVDRRENDAVWLATQNHSTLVTERSAVPFLPVNPEYSATRNQGRQKLARFNAREFATLIIDILSEAKRRQQGKSLSSPTDNLELTARNQSDLDDQHDYDSVASDEDTDQEPLRSAGATRNNRARSMDSSDLSDGAVTLQEYLELKKALATSEAKVQQLMKVNSSLSDELRRLQREIHKLQAENLQLRQPPGPIPTPPLPSDRAEHTPMGPGGSTHRRDRQAFSMYEPGSALKPFGGTAGDELSTRLQPFHSTELEDDAIYSVHVPAGLYRIRKGVSASAVPFTPSSPLLSCSQEGSRHASKLSRHGSGADSDYENTQSGDAMLGLEGKRFLELGKEDDLHPELDSLDGDLDPGLPSTEDVILKTEQVTKNIQELLRAAQEFKHDSFVPCSEKIHLAVTEMASLFPKRPALEPVRSSLRLLNASAYRLQSECRKTVPPEPGAPVDFQLLTQQVIQCAYDIAKAAKQLVTITTREKKQ, via the exons ATGTCCCGGAAGGGGCCGCGAGCGGAGGTGTGTGCGGACTGCAGCGCTCCGG ACCCTGGCTGGGCATCCATCAGCAGGGGCGTGCTGGTGTGTGACGAGTGCTGCAGTGTGCACCGGAGCCTGGGACGCCACATCTCCATCGTCAAGCACCTTCGCCATAGCGCCTGGCCTCCCACTCTGCTGCAG ATGGTACATACGCTCGCCAGCAACGGGGCCAACTCCATCTGGGAGCACTCCCTGCTGGACCCTGCACAAGTACAGAGCGGCCGGCGCAAAGCCAACCCCCAAGACAAAGTCCA CCCCATCAAGTCAGAGTTCATCAGGGCCAAGTACCAGATGCTGGCGTTTGTGCACAAGCTTCCCTGCCGGGATGATGATGGGGTCACCGCCAAAGACCTCAGCAAG CAACTGCACTCAAGTGTGCGGACAGGCAACTTGGAGACATGTCTACGCCTGCTGTCTCTGGGTGCTCAGGCCAACTTCTTCCATCCAGAGAAGGGCACCACACCTCTGCATGTGGCTGCCAAGGCAGGGCAGACACTGCAGGCCGAGTTGCTGGTGGTGTATGGGGCTGATCCTGGTTCCCCTGATGTCAATGGCCGCACACCCATCGACTATGCCAG GCAGGCGGGACACCATGAGCTGGCGGAAAGGCTAGTCGAGTGCCAGTATGAGCTCACTGACAGGTTGGCCTTCTACCTCTGTGGACGCAAGCCGG atCACAAGAATGGGCATTACATCATCCCACAGATGGCTGACAG ATCTCGGCAAAAGTGCATGTCTCAGAG CCTGGATCTGTCAGAATTGGCCAAAGCTGCCAAAAAGAAACTGCAAGCG CTCAGTAACCGGCTTTTTGAGGAACTCGCCATGGACGTGTACGACGAAGTGGATAGAAGAGAGAATGATGCTG TGTGGCTGGCTACCCAAAACCACAGCACCCTGGTGACAGAGCGCAGTGCTGTGCCCTTCCTACCAGTTAACCCTGAATACTCAGCCACACGGAATCAG GGGCGACAGAAGTTGGCCCGCTTTAATGCCCGAGAGTTTGCCACCTTGATCATCGACATTCTCAGTGAGGCCAAGCGGAGGCAGCAGGGCAAGAGCCTGAGTAGCCCCACAG ACAACCTGGAGCTGACTGCACGGAATCAGAGTGACCTCGACGACCAGCATGACTATGATAGTGTGGCTTCTGATGAGGACACAGACCAGGAGCCCCTGCGCAGCGCTGGTGCCACTCGGAATAACCGTGCCCGG AGCATGGACTCCTCAGACCTGTCTGATGGGGCAGTGACACTACAGGAGTACCTAGAGCTCAAGAAGGCCCTGGCTACCTCTGAGGCAAAAGTGCAACAGCTCATGAAGGTCAACAGCAGCTTGAGCGATGAGCTCAGGAGGCTGCAAAGGGAG ATCCACAAGCTACAGGCAGAGAACCTACAGCTCCGGCAGCCACCTGGGCCTATACCCACACCCCCACTCCCCAGTGATCGTGCAGAACACACACCCATGGGGCCTGGCGGGAGCACCCACCGCAGGGACCGCCAGGCCTTCTCCATGTATGAGCCAGGCTCCGCCCTAAAGCCCTTTGGGGGCACAGCTGGGGACGAGCTCAGCACACGGCTACAGCCTTTCCACAGCACT GAGCTGGAGGATGATGCCATCTATTCAGTGCACGTCCCTGCTGGCCTTTACAGG ATCCGGAAGGGGGTGTCTGCCTCCGCAGTGCCCTTTACTCCCTCCTCCCCGCTGCTGTCATGCTCCCAGGAAGGAAGCCGCCATGCG AGCAAGCTTTCCCGCCATGGCAGCGGTGCAGACAGTGACTATGAGAACACACAGAGTGGAGACGCTATGCTTGG GCTGGAAGGGAAGCGGTTCCTAGAGCTGGGCAAGGAGGACGATCTTCACCCCGAGCTGGACAGCCTGGATGGAGACCTTGACCCGGGGCTTCCTAGCACTGAGGATGTCATCCTAAAGACAGAGCAGGTCACCAAGAACATTCAGGAGCTATTGCGAGCTGCCCAGGAGTTCAAGCATGACAG TTTTGTGCCCTGCTCAGAAAAGATCCATTTGGCTGTGACCGAAATGGCCTCTCTCTTCCCAAAG AGGCCAGCCCTGGAGCCCGTGCGCAGCTCCCTGCGGCTGCTCAATGCCAGCGCCTACCGGCTGCAGAGTGAGTGCCGGAAGACAGTTCCCCCAGAGCCCGGCGCCCCTGTGGACTTCCAGTTGCTAACTCAGCAGGTCATCCAGTGCGCCTATGACATCGCCAAGGCCGCCAAGCAGCTGGTCACCATTACCACCCGAGAGAAGAAGCAATGA
- the Tp53i13 gene encoding tumor protein p53-inducible protein 13 isoform X3, giving the protein MAPHQSLPKLLLLAALAGFLDPSEVVAETVEEAGAHCPEGLWPLPPQVLPRVTYTQVRPGQAEDVTFLYHPCAHPWLKLQLVLLAHVCVAKPSLAPDSSLTRDRPLVLTVWGMALEMAWVEPAWVAHWVKRRRRRKQRKNVWFHSDNLPGPSPLVTTPSTARLCRRGCVQAPALAFALRSWRPPGTEVTSRGPRRPPLSSAKRRGLRAVLGLQPTPSGLRIPFASTWSLKAQQPILGNPGEGSNALSVSPVSLLPGQPGQPGSNASSRTDPHIPNRQGSSGGCACPNQASPAPRAAGPPRVARGPTPRTEEAAWAAMALTFLLVLLTLATLCTRLHRNFRRGESIYWGPTSDSQDTVAGFG; this is encoded by the exons ATGGCGCCTCATCAGTCTTTGCCCAAGTTGCTTCTCCTGGCAGCCCTAGCGGGATTCTTGGATCCCAGCGAG GTGGTGGCTGAGACGGTGGAGGAGGCGGGAGCCCATTGTCCCGAGGGCTTGTGGCCTCTGCCCCCACAG GTGTTACCAAGAGTGACCTACACACAGGTGAGACCAGGGCAG GCTGAGGATGTCACCTTCCTCTACCACCCCTGTGCCCATCCTTGGCTGAAGCTCCAGCTTGTCCTCCTTGCCCACGTTTGTGTGGCTAAGCCCTCGCTTGCTCCTGACTCCAGCCTCACTCGGGATCGG CCCCTGGTGCTGACAGTATGGGGGATGGCACTGGAGATGGCATGGGTAGAACCAGCCTGGGTTGCCCACTGGGTAAAGAGGCGACGGCGGAGGAAGCAGAGGAAAAATGTATGGTTCCACTCTGACAACCTTCCTGGGCCTTCTCCTTTGGTGACAACCCCCAGCACAGCAAGGCTATGCAGGAGAGGGTGTGTGCAG GCCCCAGCTTTGGCCTTTGCTCTGCGGAGCTGGCGGCCTCCTGGTACAGAGGTGACATCTAGAGGCCCAAGACGGCCTCCTCTGAGTAGTGCCAAGAGGCGGGGGCTGCGTGCTGTCCTTGGTCTTCAGCCCACTCCTTCTGGCCTGAGGATTCCCTTTGCTTCTACATGGAGCTTAAAGGCCCAGCAGCCCATTTTAGGAAACCCAGGTGAGGGGAGTAATGCTCTTTCTGTGTCCCCTGTCTCCTTGCTGCCTGGACAGCCTGGACAGCCTGGAAGCAATGCCAGCTCCAGGACGGATCCTCACATACCCAACAGGCaaggcagctcaggaggctgtgccTGCCCGAATCAGGCTTCCCCAGCCCCTCGGGCAGCAGGGCCTCCCCGGGTAGCCCGGGGCCCCACCCCACGCACCGAGGAGGCTGCCTGGGCTGCCATGGCCCTGACTTTCCTGCTAGTGCTGCTCACCTTAGCCACACTCTGTACGCGGCTGCACCGAAACTTCCGCCGGGGCGAGAGCATTTACTGGGGGCCCACATCGGACAGCCAGGACACGGTGGCTG gatttggctaa
- the Tp53i13 gene encoding tumor protein p53-inducible protein 13 isoform X2 codes for MAPHQSLPKLLLLAALAGFLDPSEVLPRVTYTQVRPGQAEDVTFLYHPCAHPWLKLQLVLLAHVCVAKPSLAPDSSLTRDRPLVLTVWGMALEMAWVEPAWVAHWVKRRRRRKQRKNVWFHSDNLPGPSPLVTTPSTARLCRRGCVQAPALAFALRSWRPPGTEVTSRGPRRPPLSSAKRRGLRAVLGLQPTPSGLRIPFASTWSLKAQQPILGNPGEGSNALSVSPVSLLPGQPGQPGSNASSRTDPHIPNRQGSSGGCACPNQASPAPRAAGPPRVARGPTPRTEEAAWAAMALTFLLVLLTLATLCTRLHRNFRRGESIYWGPTSDSQDTVAAVLKRRLLMPARRVKRSRRRPLLPPTPDSGPDGDSSD; via the exons ATGGCGCCTCATCAGTCTTTGCCCAAGTTGCTTCTCCTGGCAGCCCTAGCGGGATTCTTGGATCCCAGCGAG GTGTTACCAAGAGTGACCTACACACAGGTGAGACCAGGGCAG GCTGAGGATGTCACCTTCCTCTACCACCCCTGTGCCCATCCTTGGCTGAAGCTCCAGCTTGTCCTCCTTGCCCACGTTTGTGTGGCTAAGCCCTCGCTTGCTCCTGACTCCAGCCTCACTCGGGATCGG CCCCTGGTGCTGACAGTATGGGGGATGGCACTGGAGATGGCATGGGTAGAACCAGCCTGGGTTGCCCACTGGGTAAAGAGGCGACGGCGGAGGAAGCAGAGGAAAAATGTATGGTTCCACTCTGACAACCTTCCTGGGCCTTCTCCTTTGGTGACAACCCCCAGCACAGCAAGGCTATGCAGGAGAGGGTGTGTGCAG GCCCCAGCTTTGGCCTTTGCTCTGCGGAGCTGGCGGCCTCCTGGTACAGAGGTGACATCTAGAGGCCCAAGACGGCCTCCTCTGAGTAGTGCCAAGAGGCGGGGGCTGCGTGCTGTCCTTGGTCTTCAGCCCACTCCTTCTGGCCTGAGGATTCCCTTTGCTTCTACATGGAGCTTAAAGGCCCAGCAGCCCATTTTAGGAAACCCAGGTGAGGGGAGTAATGCTCTTTCTGTGTCCCCTGTCTCCTTGCTGCCTGGACAGCCTGGACAGCCTGGAAGCAATGCCAGCTCCAGGACGGATCCTCACATACCCAACAGGCaaggcagctcaggaggctgtgccTGCCCGAATCAGGCTTCCCCAGCCCCTCGGGCAGCAGGGCCTCCCCGGGTAGCCCGGGGCCCCACCCCACGCACCGAGGAGGCTGCCTGGGCTGCCATGGCCCTGACTTTCCTGCTAGTGCTGCTCACCTTAGCCACACTCTGTACGCGGCTGCACCGAAACTTCCGCCGGGGCGAGAGCATTTACTGGGGGCCCACATCGGACAGCCAGGACACGGTGGCTG CTGTGCTGAAGCGGAGACTGCTGATGCCCGCGCGCCGGGTCAAACGCTCTCGCCGGAGACCCCTGCTCCCACCCACGCCGGACAGCGGCCCAGACGGGGACAGCTCCGACTAA
- the Git1 gene encoding ARF GTPase-activating protein GIT1 isoform X2, protein MSRKGPRAEVCADCSAPDPGWASISRGVLVCDECCSVHRSLGRHISIVKHLRHSAWPPTLLQMVHTLASNGANSIWEHSLLDPAQVQSGRRKANPQDKVHPIKSEFIRAKYQMLAFVHKLPCRDDDGVTAKDLSKQLHSSVRTGNLETCLRLLSLGAQANFFHPEKGTTPLHVAAKAGQTLQAELLVVYGADPGSPDVNGRTPIDYARQAGHHELAERLVECQYELTDRLAFYLCGRKPDHKNGHYIIPQMADSLDLSELAKAAKKKLQALSNRLFEELAMDVYDEVDRRENDAVWLATQNHSTLVTERSAVPFLPVNPEYSATRNQGRQKLARFNAREFATLIIDILSEAKRRQQGKSLSSPTDNLELTARNQSDLDDQHDYDSVASDEDTDQEPLRSAGATRNNRARSMDSSDLSDGAVTLQEYLELKKALATSEAKVQQLMKVNSSLSDELRRLQREIHKLQAENLQLRQPPGPIPTPPLPSDRAEHTPMGPGGSTHRRDRQAFSMYEPGSALKPFGGTAGDELSTRLQPFHSTELEDDAIYSVHVPAGLYRIRKGVSASAVPFTPSSPLLSCSQEGSRHASKLSRHGSGADSDYENTQSGDAMLGLEGKRFLELGKEDDLHPELDSLDGDLDPGLPSTEDVILKTEQVTKNIQELLRAAQEFKHDSFVPCSEKIHLAVTEMASLFPKRPALEPVRSSLRLLNASAYRLQSECRKTVPPEPGAPVDFQLLTQQVIQCAYDIAKAAKQLVTITTREKKQ, encoded by the exons ATGTCCCGGAAGGGGCCGCGAGCGGAGGTGTGTGCGGACTGCAGCGCTCCGG ACCCTGGCTGGGCATCCATCAGCAGGGGCGTGCTGGTGTGTGACGAGTGCTGCAGTGTGCACCGGAGCCTGGGACGCCACATCTCCATCGTCAAGCACCTTCGCCATAGCGCCTGGCCTCCCACTCTGCTGCAG ATGGTACATACGCTCGCCAGCAACGGGGCCAACTCCATCTGGGAGCACTCCCTGCTGGACCCTGCACAAGTACAGAGCGGCCGGCGCAAAGCCAACCCCCAAGACAAAGTCCA CCCCATCAAGTCAGAGTTCATCAGGGCCAAGTACCAGATGCTGGCGTTTGTGCACAAGCTTCCCTGCCGGGATGATGATGGGGTCACCGCCAAAGACCTCAGCAAG CAACTGCACTCAAGTGTGCGGACAGGCAACTTGGAGACATGTCTACGCCTGCTGTCTCTGGGTGCTCAGGCCAACTTCTTCCATCCAGAGAAGGGCACCACACCTCTGCATGTGGCTGCCAAGGCAGGGCAGACACTGCAGGCCGAGTTGCTGGTGGTGTATGGGGCTGATCCTGGTTCCCCTGATGTCAATGGCCGCACACCCATCGACTATGCCAG GCAGGCGGGACACCATGAGCTGGCGGAAAGGCTAGTCGAGTGCCAGTATGAGCTCACTGACAGGTTGGCCTTCTACCTCTGTGGACGCAAGCCGG atCACAAGAATGGGCATTACATCATCCCACAGATGGCTGACAG CCTGGATCTGTCAGAATTGGCCAAAGCTGCCAAAAAGAAACTGCAAGCG CTCAGTAACCGGCTTTTTGAGGAACTCGCCATGGACGTGTACGACGAAGTGGATAGAAGAGAGAATGATGCTG TGTGGCTGGCTACCCAAAACCACAGCACCCTGGTGACAGAGCGCAGTGCTGTGCCCTTCCTACCAGTTAACCCTGAATACTCAGCCACACGGAATCAG GGGCGACAGAAGTTGGCCCGCTTTAATGCCCGAGAGTTTGCCACCTTGATCATCGACATTCTCAGTGAGGCCAAGCGGAGGCAGCAGGGCAAGAGCCTGAGTAGCCCCACAG ACAACCTGGAGCTGACTGCACGGAATCAGAGTGACCTCGACGACCAGCATGACTATGATAGTGTGGCTTCTGATGAGGACACAGACCAGGAGCCCCTGCGCAGCGCTGGTGCCACTCGGAATAACCGTGCCCGG AGCATGGACTCCTCAGACCTGTCTGATGGGGCAGTGACACTACAGGAGTACCTAGAGCTCAAGAAGGCCCTGGCTACCTCTGAGGCAAAAGTGCAACAGCTCATGAAGGTCAACAGCAGCTTGAGCGATGAGCTCAGGAGGCTGCAAAGGGAG ATCCACAAGCTACAGGCAGAGAACCTACAGCTCCGGCAGCCACCTGGGCCTATACCCACACCCCCACTCCCCAGTGATCGTGCAGAACACACACCCATGGGGCCTGGCGGGAGCACCCACCGCAGGGACCGCCAGGCCTTCTCCATGTATGAGCCAGGCTCCGCCCTAAAGCCCTTTGGGGGCACAGCTGGGGACGAGCTCAGCACACGGCTACAGCCTTTCCACAGCACT GAGCTGGAGGATGATGCCATCTATTCAGTGCACGTCCCTGCTGGCCTTTACAGG ATCCGGAAGGGGGTGTCTGCCTCCGCAGTGCCCTTTACTCCCTCCTCCCCGCTGCTGTCATGCTCCCAGGAAGGAAGCCGCCATGCG AGCAAGCTTTCCCGCCATGGCAGCGGTGCAGACAGTGACTATGAGAACACACAGAGTGGAGACGCTATGCTTGG GCTGGAAGGGAAGCGGTTCCTAGAGCTGGGCAAGGAGGACGATCTTCACCCCGAGCTGGACAGCCTGGATGGAGACCTTGACCCGGGGCTTCCTAGCACTGAGGATGTCATCCTAAAGACAGAGCAGGTCACCAAGAACATTCAGGAGCTATTGCGAGCTGCCCAGGAGTTCAAGCATGACAG TTTTGTGCCCTGCTCAGAAAAGATCCATTTGGCTGTGACCGAAATGGCCTCTCTCTTCCCAAAG AGGCCAGCCCTGGAGCCCGTGCGCAGCTCCCTGCGGCTGCTCAATGCCAGCGCCTACCGGCTGCAGAGTGAGTGCCGGAAGACAGTTCCCCCAGAGCCCGGCGCCCCTGTGGACTTCCAGTTGCTAACTCAGCAGGTCATCCAGTGCGCCTATGACATCGCCAAGGCCGCCAAGCAGCTGGTCACCATTACCACCCGAGAGAAGAAGCAATGA
- the Tp53i13 gene encoding tumor protein p53-inducible protein 13 isoform X1 — translation MAPHQSLPKLLLLAALAGFLDPSEVVAETVEEAGAHCPEGLWPLPPQVLPRVTYTQVRPGQAEDVTFLYHPCAHPWLKLQLVLLAHVCVAKPSLAPDSSLTRDRPLVLTVWGMALEMAWVEPAWVAHWVKRRRRRKQRKNVWFHSDNLPGPSPLVTTPSTARLCRRGCVQAPALAFALRSWRPPGTEVTSRGPRRPPLSSAKRRGLRAVLGLQPTPSGLRIPFASTWSLKAQQPILGNPGEGSNALSVSPVSLLPGQPGQPGSNASSRTDPHIPNRQGSSGGCACPNQASPAPRAAGPPRVARGPTPRTEEAAWAAMALTFLLVLLTLATLCTRLHRNFRRGESIYWGPTSDSQDTVAAVLKRRLLMPARRVKRSRRRPLLPPTPDSGPDGDSSD, via the exons ATGGCGCCTCATCAGTCTTTGCCCAAGTTGCTTCTCCTGGCAGCCCTAGCGGGATTCTTGGATCCCAGCGAG GTGGTGGCTGAGACGGTGGAGGAGGCGGGAGCCCATTGTCCCGAGGGCTTGTGGCCTCTGCCCCCACAG GTGTTACCAAGAGTGACCTACACACAGGTGAGACCAGGGCAG GCTGAGGATGTCACCTTCCTCTACCACCCCTGTGCCCATCCTTGGCTGAAGCTCCAGCTTGTCCTCCTTGCCCACGTTTGTGTGGCTAAGCCCTCGCTTGCTCCTGACTCCAGCCTCACTCGGGATCGG CCCCTGGTGCTGACAGTATGGGGGATGGCACTGGAGATGGCATGGGTAGAACCAGCCTGGGTTGCCCACTGGGTAAAGAGGCGACGGCGGAGGAAGCAGAGGAAAAATGTATGGTTCCACTCTGACAACCTTCCTGGGCCTTCTCCTTTGGTGACAACCCCCAGCACAGCAAGGCTATGCAGGAGAGGGTGTGTGCAG GCCCCAGCTTTGGCCTTTGCTCTGCGGAGCTGGCGGCCTCCTGGTACAGAGGTGACATCTAGAGGCCCAAGACGGCCTCCTCTGAGTAGTGCCAAGAGGCGGGGGCTGCGTGCTGTCCTTGGTCTTCAGCCCACTCCTTCTGGCCTGAGGATTCCCTTTGCTTCTACATGGAGCTTAAAGGCCCAGCAGCCCATTTTAGGAAACCCAGGTGAGGGGAGTAATGCTCTTTCTGTGTCCCCTGTCTCCTTGCTGCCTGGACAGCCTGGACAGCCTGGAAGCAATGCCAGCTCCAGGACGGATCCTCACATACCCAACAGGCaaggcagctcaggaggctgtgccTGCCCGAATCAGGCTTCCCCAGCCCCTCGGGCAGCAGGGCCTCCCCGGGTAGCCCGGGGCCCCACCCCACGCACCGAGGAGGCTGCCTGGGCTGCCATGGCCCTGACTTTCCTGCTAGTGCTGCTCACCTTAGCCACACTCTGTACGCGGCTGCACCGAAACTTCCGCCGGGGCGAGAGCATTTACTGGGGGCCCACATCGGACAGCCAGGACACGGTGGCTG CTGTGCTGAAGCGGAGACTGCTGATGCCCGCGCGCCGGGTCAAACGCTCTCGCCGGAGACCCCTGCTCCCACCCACGCCGGACAGCGGCCCAGACGGGGACAGCTCCGACTAA
- the Abhd15 gene encoding protein ABHD15: MPPWGAALALFLAALALLLLLVPRLQSPWRRTVGARTLPGALFQDDHKEVKSGGLADQFSDGREPLPGGCSLICKPSALAQCLLRTLRRSAALEPGPRSWLSGPHLQTLRHFVLPVGPGPELAREYLQLADDGLVALDWVIGPCPRGRRITNAGGLPAVLLVIPNAWGRLTRNVLGLCLLALERGYYPVIFHRRGHHGCPLVSPRLQPFGDPSDLKEAVTYIRFRHPAAPLFVVSEGSGSALLLSYLGECGSSSYVTGAACISPVLRCREWFEAGLPWPYERGFLLHQKIALSRYATALEDTVDTSKLFRSRSLREFEETLFCHTKSFPISWDTYWDRNDPLRDVDEAAVPVLCICSADDPVCGPPDHTLPTELFHSNPYFFLLLSRHGGHCGFLRQEPLPAWSHDVILESFRALTEFFRMEEKMKGLNRRRTSFLGGRRRWGALQKREVSPSYNLEEIFSWKRSYTR, encoded by the exons ATGCCGCCGTGGGGCGCCGCCCTCGCGCTGTTCCTGGCGGCGCTCGCCTTGCTCCTCCTGCTAGTCCCTCGGCTCCAGAGCCCCTGGAGGCGCACCGTCGGAGCGAGGACCCTGCCCGGGGCCCTATTTCAGGACGATCACAAGGAGGTGAAGAGCGGAGGCCTCGCAGATCAGTTCAGCGACGGACGAGAGCCGCTGCCCGGCGGGTGCAGCCTCATCTGTAAGCCGTCTGCGCTGGCTCAGTGCCTACTGCGCACCCTGAGGCGCTCGGCTGCGCTGGAGCCCGGCCCGCGCTCCTGGCTCTCTGGTCCACACCTGCAGACCCTCCGCCACTTCGTCTTGCCCGTAGGGCCCGGGCCTGAGCTGGCCCGGGAGTACCTGCAGTTGGCGGACGACGGGCTAGTGGCTCTTGACTGGGTCATAGGACCTTGCCCCCGGGGCCGCCGGATCACCAACGCTGGGGGTCTTCCAGCTGTGCTGCTGGTGATCCCCAATGCGTGGGGGCGCCTAACCCGTAATGTACTCGGCCTCTGTCTGCTTGCCCTGGAGCGTGGCTACTACCCGGTCATCTTCCACCGCCGCGGCCATCACGGCTGCCCTCTGGTGAGTCCTCGGCTACAGCCTTTCGGGGACCCGTCGGACCTCAAGGAGGCGGTCACTTACATCCGCTTCCGACACCCGGCTGCCCCCTTGTTCGTGGTGAGCGAAGGCTCAGGTTCGGCGCTGCTGCTGTCCTACCTGGGTGAGTGCGGCTCCTCTAGCTACGTGACAGGCGCCGCCTGCATCTCCCCAGTGCTGCGCTGTCGAGAATGGTTCGAAGCCGGCCTGCCCTGGCCCTACGAACGCGGGTTCCTGCTGCACCAGAAGATCGCCCTCAGCAG GTATGCCACAGCCCTGGAAGACACAGTGGACACCAGCAAGCTGTTCAGGAGCCGCTCCCTGCGAGAGTTTGAGGAGACCCTCTTCTGCCATACCAAGAGTTTCCCCATTAGCTGGGATACCTATTGGGACCGCAATGACCCTCTCCGGGATGTGGACGAGGCAGCCGTGCCTGTACTGTGCATCTGCAGTGCTGATGACCCTGTGTGTGGGCCCCCAGACCACACTCTGCCCACCGAACTCTTCCACAGCAACCCTTACTTCTTCTTGCTGCTTAGTCGCCACGGAGGCCACTGTGGCTTCCTGCGGCAGGAGCCCTTACCAGCCTGGAGCCATGATGTCATCTTGGAGTCCTTTAGGGCCTTGACTGAGTTCTTCcgaatggaagaaaaaatgaaagggctgAACAGGCGCCGAACATCATTCCTAGGGGGCCGGCGTCGCTGGGGAGCCCTGCAAAAGAGGGAGGTCTCTCCCTCTTACAATCTGGAAGAGATCTTTAGCTGGAAAAGATCATATACAAGGTAA